In one window of Terriglobia bacterium DNA:
- the mgtA gene encoding magnesium-translocating P-type ATPase: MPEVSEMPVPARASGQPKPGLTSQQAAERLKQFGPNDPKPQLRRSPLAELLLLFLNPLVIILLLAAVLSGFLGQLVDAVIIVVMVLVGIAVNFYQTYKSQRAIEDLNARVAPTATVLRDGRWQDIPRRDVVPDDIIRLAAGDLVPADARLLEERDLYAQQASLTGESLPSEKDATGDAASSSPDARNMVFLGTSIVSGTATAVVVATGPRTAFGDIAERLAQRPAETPFDQGLRRFGMLIMRAIIFLVLFLIVVSIVLHHNPFQSLLFAVALAVGLTPEFLPMITSVTLAKGAVVMARKKVIVKHLSAIQNFGSIDVLCSDKTGTLTTGNMVLESSVDPNGAPSERAFLLAYLNSKFETGIRSPLDAAILQKGDPGTAGYEKRDEIPFDFERRRLSIVVEQTKDQAGDRLLITKGSPEGIFPLLTAYEIGGKTVPADAAVLAGCHKTYETLSGQGFRVLALAYAKPPVEAAYSVADERDLTLAGFLAFGDPPLTEAADAIADLKRDGVEVKIITGDSDLVTGHICKEVGVDAGEIVLGDDLDRMTDLALAHVAEQTTVFARVSPAQKNRIILALKRRSHVVGYMGDGINDAPSLHSADVGISVSTAVDVARDAADIILLQPGLRVLHDGILEGRKAFGNVMKYLLMGTSSNFGNMLSMAGASLFLPFLPMLPTQILLNNFMYDMAQVTIPTDNVDESYVRKPQRWDISLVRNFMIFIGPISSLFDFLTFYVLLHFLHAPEAEFHTGWFVESLATQTLVLFVIRTAGNPLRSRPSGALTITTLAIVIIGMVLPYTPLARDLGFTPLPAMYFGFLAIAAILYLAMVEVAKRWLMGREKVD, from the coding sequence ATGCCAGAAGTCTCTGAAATGCCGGTGCCGGCCCGGGCGTCCGGGCAACCCAAACCGGGCCTGACATCGCAACAAGCCGCGGAACGGCTCAAACAATTTGGGCCGAACGATCCCAAGCCACAGTTGCGCCGGTCTCCGCTCGCTGAGCTGCTGCTCCTGTTTCTCAATCCTCTCGTCATAATTCTGCTGCTGGCCGCGGTGCTGTCCGGTTTTCTCGGCCAGTTGGTGGATGCCGTCATCATCGTAGTGATGGTGCTGGTTGGCATTGCCGTAAACTTCTATCAGACCTACAAATCGCAACGGGCCATTGAGGACCTGAACGCGCGGGTGGCGCCCACGGCCACCGTTCTGCGCGACGGCCGCTGGCAGGACATCCCGCGGCGTGACGTTGTGCCCGACGACATCATCCGGCTTGCCGCCGGCGACCTGGTTCCCGCCGACGCCCGGCTCCTGGAAGAGCGCGATTTGTACGCGCAGCAGGCCTCGCTCACCGGGGAGTCCCTTCCTTCTGAGAAGGACGCCACCGGCGACGCGGCATCGTCCTCTCCCGACGCCAGAAACATGGTCTTTCTGGGCACGTCCATTGTGAGCGGTACGGCCACGGCCGTGGTGGTGGCCACTGGCCCGCGGACGGCGTTCGGCGATATTGCTGAGCGCCTGGCGCAACGGCCCGCGGAGACGCCCTTCGACCAGGGGCTGCGCCGCTTTGGCATGTTGATCATGCGCGCCATCATCTTTCTGGTGCTTTTCCTGATCGTGGTCAGTATCGTTCTTCATCACAATCCTTTTCAGTCGCTGCTGTTTGCCGTGGCCCTGGCGGTTGGCCTTACGCCGGAATTTCTTCCCATGATCACCTCCGTCACTCTGGCCAAGGGCGCCGTTGTGATGGCCCGCAAGAAAGTCATCGTCAAGCATCTTTCCGCCATCCAGAACTTCGGCAGCATTGACGTGCTGTGCAGCGACAAGACTGGAACTCTTACCACCGGCAACATGGTGCTGGAAAGTTCCGTGGACCCCAACGGCGCGCCGTCAGAACGGGCTTTCCTGCTGGCCTATCTCAACAGCAAATTTGAGACCGGCATCCGCAGCCCGCTGGATGCGGCGATTCTGCAGAAAGGCGATCCCGGGACCGCAGGCTACGAAAAACGCGACGAGATTCCTTTCGACTTTGAGCGGCGGCGCCTGTCCATTGTCGTGGAGCAAACCAAAGACCAAGCCGGGGATCGCCTGCTGATCACCAAAGGGTCGCCCGAAGGAATCTTCCCGTTGCTTACAGCGTACGAGATCGGCGGCAAAACCGTTCCCGCTGACGCAGCTGTTCTTGCTGGCTGCCACAAAACCTATGAAACGCTGAGCGGGCAGGGTTTCCGCGTGCTGGCCTTGGCGTATGCCAAACCGCCGGTCGAGGCGGCGTACTCCGTCGCTGACGAACGCGATCTCACGCTGGCTGGCTTTCTCGCGTTTGGCGATCCGCCGTTGACCGAAGCGGCCGATGCCATCGCCGACCTGAAACGCGACGGCGTGGAAGTAAAGATCATCACCGGCGACAGCGACCTGGTCACCGGCCACATCTGCAAAGAAGTTGGCGTGGACGCCGGCGAGATCGTGCTGGGCGACGACCTGGACCGCATGACCGACCTGGCGCTGGCGCACGTTGCGGAGCAGACTACGGTGTTCGCGCGCGTTTCGCCGGCGCAGAAGAACCGTATCATCCTGGCGCTCAAGCGCCGCAGCCACGTTGTGGGATACATGGGTGACGGCATCAATGACGCGCCTTCGCTGCATTCGGCCGACGTCGGCATCTCCGTCTCCACCGCTGTGGACGTGGCCCGCGACGCCGCCGACATCATCCTGCTGCAGCCCGGCCTTCGCGTTCTGCATGACGGCATCCTGGAAGGCCGCAAAGCTTTCGGCAACGTGATGAAGTATCTGCTCATGGGCACCAGTTCCAATTTCGGCAACATGCTCAGCATGGCCGGCGCGTCATTGTTTCTGCCGTTCCTGCCCATGCTGCCCACGCAGATCCTGCTCAACAATTTTATGTATGACATGGCGCAAGTCACTATCCCCACGGACAACGTGGACGAAAGTTACGTGCGCAAGCCGCAGCGCTGGGACATCAGCCTGGTCCGCAACTTCATGATCTTCATCGGGCCCATCAGTTCGCTCTTCGACTTTCTCACCTTTTACGTGCTTCTGCATTTTCTGCACGCCCCTGAAGCCGAGTTCCATACCGGATGGTTCGTCGAATCGCTGGCGACGCAGACCCTGGTGCTGTTCGTGATTCGCACCGCCGGAAACCCGCTGCGTAGCCGTCCCAGTGGCGCGCTTACCATCACCACGCTGGCCATCGTCATCATCGGGATGGTCCTTCCTTATACGCCGCTGGCTCGCGACCTGGGCTTCACCCCGCTGCCCGCCATGTATTTCGGCTTCCTGGCGATCGCCGCGATTCTGTATCTGGCGATGGTGGAAGTGGCGAAGAGGTGGTTGATGGGAAGGGAGAAGGTGGACTAA
- a CDS encoding universal stress protein encodes MSTPSVIAPSPAPAAETTKASTFDNILLATDFSAFSMKALPWAAGLARKFGSRVFVCHIITPSSLAIGAPEAAPYLYQSENESSARELKNLLGSPTLGGITAKSLMPSGLLADELSREIADNKINLVVAGTHGRTGVRRLLLGSAVEEICRVATCPVLTVGPDVAVRTDLGFKRILVPTDLSEESTRSLPYVVQLAKAYGATVTVLHVMPEDAATNPDAKMLAEPVRRSMMHMYQPLFGDVKPEFVIEFGDTVQTVLTHARKHSTDLIALGIRSAFLPGFQLRSSVAYRVISAAHCPVLTCR; translated from the coding sequence ATGTCCACTCCCAGTGTTATCGCCCCCAGCCCGGCTCCAGCGGCTGAAACCACCAAGGCTTCAACATTCGACAATATTCTGCTGGCCACCGATTTCTCCGCGTTTTCCATGAAAGCGCTGCCCTGGGCCGCCGGCCTGGCCCGCAAATTCGGGTCACGCGTGTTCGTTTGTCACATCATCACGCCTTCGTCACTGGCGATCGGCGCGCCGGAAGCCGCGCCTTATCTCTACCAGTCGGAGAATGAAAGCTCGGCGCGAGAACTCAAGAACCTGCTCGGCTCGCCCACACTCGGCGGCATTACTGCCAAGTCGCTGATGCCTTCAGGCCTGCTGGCTGACGAACTCAGCCGCGAGATCGCCGACAACAAGATCAACCTGGTGGTGGCCGGGACGCATGGCCGAACCGGGGTCCGCCGCTTGCTGCTGGGCTCCGCCGTGGAAGAGATCTGCCGCGTCGCCACTTGCCCGGTATTGACCGTGGGGCCTGATGTGGCGGTCCGTACGGACCTGGGATTCAAGCGCATTCTGGTCCCTACGGATTTGTCCGAAGAGAGCACGCGTTCGTTGCCGTACGTGGTGCAGCTCGCCAAGGCTTATGGCGCCACAGTTACCGTTCTGCATGTGATGCCGGAAGATGCCGCCACCAACCCTGACGCTAAAATGCTCGCCGAGCCGGTGCGCAGAAGCATGATGCACATGTACCAGCCGCTCTTTGGCGACGTCAAACCGGAATTTGTGATCGAGTTTGGCGATACCGTGCAGACCGTCCTGACGCATGCGCGCAAGCACAGCACAGACCTGATCGCCCTGGGCATCAGGAGCGCGTTCTTGCCGGGGTTCCAGTTGCGGTCCAGCGTGGCATATCGGGTGATATCGGCGGCGCATTGTCCTGTGCTAACCTGCCGGTGA
- a CDS encoding PGPGW domain-containing protein has translation MKRIALIVVGWGFLLLGIAGLFLPILQGILFILVGLTILATEYHWARRWITKLRQRYPAMDGKLRKFLGKKAKYIPGHEPAVDDQ, from the coding sequence TTGAAACGCATCGCGCTCATCGTCGTAGGCTGGGGGTTCCTGCTGCTCGGGATCGCCGGCTTGTTTCTCCCAATTCTGCAGGGGATTCTGTTCATTCTGGTCGGCCTGACCATCCTGGCCACCGAGTATCATTGGGCCCGCCGCTGGATTACCAAACTTCGGCAGCGCTACCCGGCAATGGACGGCAAGCTCCGCAAGTTCCTGGGCAAGAAAGCCAAATACATCCCCGGCCATGAACCGGCCGTGGACGATCAATAA
- a CDS encoding OsmC family protein — translation MVQAKVRLNFPATRQFTMETGSGHHLIIDDAVGHTGPKPIELLAGALAGCTAFDVITVLTNKKHQDVSAYEVSVDAEQRQSPPQVFTTVHIHHTVTGRNIDARAVEDAIHLSENKYCSVGAMVQKSGAEIRTTYSIRDLQNPFSEEVITLEPALAG, via the coding sequence ATGGTACAAGCCAAAGTAAGGCTCAATTTCCCGGCGACACGCCAATTCACCATGGAAACTGGCTCAGGGCATCATTTGATCATTGACGATGCCGTTGGACACACCGGCCCCAAGCCCATTGAATTGCTGGCCGGCGCCCTGGCGGGATGCACCGCGTTTGATGTCATCACCGTGCTGACCAACAAGAAGCACCAGGATGTATCGGCTTACGAGGTTTCCGTGGACGCTGAACAGCGGCAGTCGCCGCCGCAGGTGTTTACGACGGTGCACATCCATCACACCGTCACTGGGCGCAACATTGATGCCCGCGCCGTAGAGGACGCGATCCACCTGTCTGAGAACAAGTACTGTTCGGTGGGAGCCATGGTCCAGAAAAGCGGCGCTGAGATCCGGACCACGTATAGCATTCGCGACCTGCAGAATCCGTTCTCTGAAGAAGTCATAACGCTGGAGCCAGCGCTGGCGGGGTAA